The nucleotide window AAGGAATCTCACTTTGCACTTGATCGTCGGTAGTAAAACCAGCTGTTGTCGCAGATACATAGCCATCTCCATTAGGATCCAAAACAGTCTTACCGTTTCCTATGGCAGGCTGAAAAATCACACCAGGAGTCTGTCCTATTACCTTAGTAAAAGACAGAACTAAGAATAGCGTAATTAAAGCGATATTTTTTGTCGTTATAAACTTAGTATTCATAAAGAATCGTTTTAGGGCTTAAATAAATGATACGAAGGTTTTGTCAATACCAAAAACCTGACTATTTTGAAAATAAAGTACTTTTTTTATATTTTTAATTCCATCCAATAAACTAGAAGCAATAGTTTTTGCTTTCAAAATCAAAAAAGGATTTTGAACAGAAGTCTGTAAATTTTCCTGAAAAAAAAGATTTTCGTTTAAACAATAACGAAATATAACTCTATTACAAAGTGGAGTTTTTGACAATAAAATTCCAGTTGTGCGTTTAAAAAAGAAAGCACAATTATCAACCACAAAAAAGAAATTTGTAGTAAGTAAGAAAAATAAAAAAGATTTTGGAAATAATTCTATGTAAATCCTGAAAGTAATTTTGTTCAATATAATCCGTTTAGTAGTGTTAATGATGTAGATAAGGTTGAGGCGAAAATATAAAAATCCTACACATCATGTTAACAACAATCGACAAAAAACAATATTAGACGACAAAGTGCATTTTCAGTTAATTAAGTAAGTAAAATGCTGATAAATAGACGTATGATTAGCCCTGAAAGAGATTTACAAAAACTAAAAAAAGCCCCAATAAAAGGACAAAAAAATCCTAAAACGATCATTTGGAAGACTATTCTAGTTAAAAAATGTTCTTAAAACCAATCTTTCAGAAAGTCAATATTCCTTTGGAAGCCTTGAAATTTTGTTCGTTTAAGTGGAGAATTCTTAAATACTTTTTTAAAAACTTCCTCAGTAATTTCATCCCAATCTTTTTTGGACATCGAAAGTAATTCCGGATTGGGATTGAACAAAGGTTCGCTGTGTGGTTTTGAAAAACGATTCCAAGGACAGACATCCTGACAAGTATCACAGCCAAAAGCCCACTCATCGAATTTACCTTTCATCTCGGACGGAATATTCTCTTTGAGTTCGATTGTGAAATACGAAATACATTTGCTACCATCCACAACATACGGAGACACAATTGCCGCAGTAGGACAAGCGTCGATACAAGCTGTACAAGTTCCACAATGATCAGTTGTTGCCTGATCATATTCTAAATCCAAATCGATGATAAGTTCAGCAATAAAATAAAAAGAACCTACTTTTTGGGTCAATAGATTACTGTTTTTGCCAATCCACCCTAAACCGCTTTTAGCAGCCCAAGCTTTGTCCAAAACAGGAGCCGAATCCACAAAAGCTCTTCCTGAAACTGCTCCAATTGTTGACTCAATTGAAAAAAGCAACTCCTTAAGTTTATCTTTTATAACAAAATGATAATCTTGCCCATAAGCATATTTGGATATTTTATAGGAATCTGGATTTTGGAATTCCGAAGGATAATAATTCAACAATAGAGAAACTACACTTTTGGCGTCATCAACCAATAAAGTTGGATCCAGCCGTTTATCAAAATGATTCTCCATATAGGACATTTGTCCGTTGTAATTTTGATTTAGCCAATTTTCCAAACGAGGTGCTTCTTGCTCTAAAAAACCAGCTTTAGATATACCACAAGATAAAAAACCGAGACGCTTGGCCTCGGATTTTATAAATTGCGTGTATTTTGATTTATTATTTATGACTTTTTATTTTAAAGAAAAAACTAGATTAACACAAATCCCTAGCCCTGATAGTAACGGCATCCTTTTCCTGCTTCCTTTAAGCAGGAAAAGATATAGTGGATAGCAGGAATAGCTACTTAAAATTAAAACAACCCTCCCTGAATACCTCCTCTAATTTTCCCCAAATGCTTATAGGCTTTTTCGGTAACTTCACGGCCTCTTGGCGTTCTTATAATAAAACCCTCTTGAATCAAGAAAGGTTCATAAACTTCTTCAATAGTTTCACTACTTTCCGATACGGCTGTTGCCAATGTTGACAAACCAACAGGACCTCCTTTAAACTTATCAATGATAGTATTCAAAATTTTGTTGTCCATTTCATCCAAACCATAAGCATCCACATTCAATGCCCTCAAAGCATAGCGGGCAATTTCAATATCAATAGTCCCATTACCTTTAATTTGGGCAAAATCACGAACACGTCGCAGCAAAGCATTAGCAATACGAGGTGTCCCCCTACTCCTACCAGCAATTTCAATAGCAGCTTCCATTGTTATGGGCATTTTGAAAATCATGGCACTTCGCTCCACAATAGTAGTTAAAAGTTCGGTAGTATAATATTGCAATCTTGATGAGATTCCAAAGCGGGCACGCATAGGAGCAGTCAAAAGTCCAGACCGGGTTGTTGCTCCAATTAATGTAAAGGGATTTAAATTTATCTGAACTGTCCTGGCATTTGGCCCAGATTCAATCATGATGTCAATCTTGAAATCTTCCATCGCGGAGTACAAATACTCTTCAACTATTGGGCTCAAACGATGAATCTCATCTATAAACAATACATCCCGTTCTTCAAGATTGGTAAGCAAACCTGCCAAATCCCCAGGTTTATCTAAAACAGGTCCTGAAGTGATTTTGATTCCCACATTCAGTTCATTGGCCAAAATATTAGCCAAAGTTGTTTTTCCCAAACCAGGAGGCCCATGGAACAACGTATGGTCAAGTGCTTCTCTTCTTTGATTGGCAGCAGCGACAAAAACCTTAAGATTTTCCAATACCTGATCCTGACCCGAAAAATCGTCAAAAGACAATGGTCTCAATCTTTTTTCGATATCTAGTTCTTCGGAACTTAAATTATTATTTGTGGGATCTAAGTTTACATTCATGCGATAAAGATAAAAAAAGTAATCATTCTATATAAAAAAATGCCTCTCAATTAAGAAAGGCATTTATATGATTTTTTTGAAATATTAGTGATGTAAAATTACTTCCCCTTCTTTCATTGGAACAGTTTGAGGAACAAAATCCTCATCATGTCCTGGGTTGCTGTAGTCATAAGGCCAACGGTGTACCTCTGGAATCTCTCCAGGCCAGTTACCGTGCAAATGCTCTACAGGCGTAGTCCACTCTAAAGTATTTGATTTCCAAGGATTTTGTACCGCTTTTTTACCGTAGAAGATACTAGTAAAGAAATTGTATAAAAATACTAATTGGAAAGCGCCTCCAATTAAAGCAAATGTTGTAATCAATACGTTAACATTTTGCAAATCGTCAAATAACGGAAAGTTAGTATTAGTATAATAACGTCTTGGCAAACCTGCTAATCCAATGAAGTGCATTGGGAAGAATACTCCATAAGCACAGATTGCAGTTACCCAAAAGTGAACGTATCCTAAATTTTTGTTCAACATTCTTCCGAACATTTTAGGGAACCAGTGGTAAATTCCGGCAAACATTCCGTAAAGAGCAGAAATACCCATTACTAAATGGAAGTGAGCTACTACGAAATAAGTATCGTGAACATTGATATCTAATGTACTATCTCCCAAAATGATCCCTGTCAAACCTCCAGTGATGAAAGTAGAAACCAAACCAATTGAGAACAACATAGCAGGGTTCATTTGAAGATTACCTTTCCAAAGAGTAGTGATATAGTTAAATGCTTTTACCGCTGAAGGAATTGCAATCAATAATGTTGTAAATGTAAATACAGATCCTAAGAATGGATTCATACCCGAAATAAACATGTGGTGACCCCAAACGATAGTTGATAAAAATGCAATCGCAATAATTGACATAATCATCGCTCTGTAACCAAAGATTGGTTTACGTGAGTTTGTGGCAATGATTTCAGAAGTAATACCTAATGCAGGTAAGATTACGATATATACCTCAGGGTGACCCAAGAACCAGAACAAGTGCTCAAAAAGAACTGGTGATCCTCCTTGGTAATGTAAAACTTCACCGGCAATATATATATCAGACAAGAAGAATGAAGTACCAAAGCTTCTGTCAAAAATTAACAACAATGCAGCAGATAATAATACTGGGAACGATACGATACCGATAATTGCGGTAACAAAGAAAGCCCAAATTGTAAGTGGCAATCTTGTCATTGACATTCCTTTAGTTCTTAAGTTGATAACTGTAACTACATAGTTCAAAGATCCCATCAAAGAAGAAGCAATGAAAACTGCCATCGAAACCAACCATAAAGTCATACCAGCTCCAGAACCAGAAATAGCTTGAGGAAGTGCACTCAAAGGTGGATAAATCGTCCACCCAGCATTTGCAGGACCTGACTCAACAAATAATGAACAAAGCATTAAAACACTGGATAAAAAGAACAACCAATAAGAAATCATATTCATGAATCCCGACGCCATATCCCTAGCTCCAATTTGTAATGGAATTAATAGGTTACTGAAAGTTCCACTTAATCCCGCAGTAAGTACAAAGAATACCATGATGGTACCGTGAATGGTAACCAAAGAAAGGTAAATATCATTTGCCATTACTCCATTTGGAGCCCATTTATCTCCAAGTAATATATTGAAAATCTTAAAAGATTCTTCTGGCCAAGCCAATTGCATTCTGAAAAGCATAGACATACCAACACCTATAACTCCCATAATAATACCTGTAAGCAAGTATTGTTTGGCAATCATTTTGTGATCAATACTAAAAATATATTTAGTAATGAATGTGTCCTTATGATGGTGTACGTGTTCGTGATCGTGTCCGTGATCGTGATCGTGAGCTACTGCTGACATATATTTATAACTTTAAATTTTCTTAAACAAATTATTTCATAGCTATTTTTGCAACAGCCGCTGTATCTTTTGATTGAGTTGAATCTTTACCAGGTGTTGCACCTTCTGCAGCTGGTTCAGCTTTTGAAGCTTTTACTTCACTAACTAAAGTTGCTTTTTCACTCAACCATTTTTTATAATCTTCGGGAGTATCAACAACAACTTTCATTTGCATATTATAGTGAGAAGCTCCACAAATTTTGTTACATAATAACAAATATTCAAAAGTGTAAGGATCTAATGCAGGCTCACCCTTAGCTACTAATTCAGCGCTTTTCTTAGCTCTGATAGCGTTAATATTAGCAACTTTCTCAATAATATAAGGCATTGCTTGATATTCAGCAGTTGTGTAGATAGGAGTAAAAGCAAACTCAGTAACCATACCAGGAACACAGTTCATCTGAGCTCTAAAATAAGGAAAATAAGCAGAATGCAATACATCTTGAGATCTCATTTTGAAATGAATCTTTTTCCCTTTTGGAATATGCAATTCAGTTACTACTTTATCATCCTGCGCATAAGGATCAGACAAATCAACTCCAAGAGTGTTCACTCCTTCGATCAATCTAACATTTGCTTTTCCTAAAACATTATCTGCACCAGCATATCTTGCCGTCCACTTAAATTGTTGGGCATATAACTCAATAACCACCGTATCCTCATCTTCGTCAATAAACATGATATTTGTCCATGCATAAAGACCATAAAGAATCAAACCAGCCAAAACTACGGCAGGGATAGCACTCCAGATAGCTTCCAATTTATTATTGTCTGCAAAATATAAGGCTCTTTTATCTTTATTACCTCTGTATTTAAAAGCGAAGTAGTGTAACAGTACTTGGGTAATGGCCTGTACTGTAAAAATCAATACCCAAGTAATGTTCATTAAATTATCAATCAATGCTCCATGCTCTGAAGCAGGAGTATGAAGAACCAATGGTCCCCAAGTGTAAACACCGTATATTGTAAAGATATAAATGAAGGCCAAGAAACCAAACATCAAATACCCTTGAACGTTGTTATCATCATCATTTGCAACTTGCGAATTGTCCGAAGTCGAAGCAACTTGCGTTAAATCGAATATTTTCGTCAATTGCCAAATAGCAACAGCCAATAAAACTAAAACTATAATTACCAACAAACTTGTCATCTGTTTATCTCTTTAAATATTAATAATGAAAATGTTTACTTTCTTCGATGAAAGGATTGTTTTTGGCAACCAAAGGAGCTTTAGACAAAGCAGTGAATGCAACAAAAATGAATAATCCAAGGAAGAATAAAACCGATGCAATTTCTGGAACACCAATAAACCATTGATCACCAACAGTACCAGGCATAATCATGTTAAAGAAGTCAACATAATGACCTAACAATATTACAATTCCGGCCATAACCAAAATCCAAGTGATACGTTTGAAATCTGTATTGATCAAAATCAAAATTGGGAATACAAAATTCATAACAACCGCACCAAAGAAAGGCACTCTAAACTCTTGAATTCTTGTAATGAAATAAGTAATCTCCTCCGGAATATCAGCATACCAAATTAACATGAATTGAGAGAACCATAAGTAAGTCCAAAATACACTAATTCCAAACATGAATTTAGCCAAATCATGAATGTGGCTTGAATTTACATGCTCTAAATATCCTTTTGATTTCAAATAAATAGTTACCATACAAATAGCAGTAATACCACTTACAAAGAAACTAGCAAATACGTACCATCCAAACAAAGTACTAAACCAGTGTGGGTCGATAGACATAATCCAATCCCAAGACATAATAGACTCTGTTACGATAAAGAATACCAAGAAACCAGCTGATATTTTAAAATTCTTTTTGTAGTTATCATTATCGTTAGCTTCATCTTGAGCCAAACAATTTTTTCTTGACAAATAACGGTATAAATTCCAACCAGCCAAAAACACGGCAGCTCTTACAATCCAAAAAGGGAAATTTAAAAACCCAGATTTTGTCTGAATCAATTCATCATGTTTCACTACTTCAGGATCCAACCAAATAAATAAATGGTTAAAGTGAAGCCCACAAAGTACTAATATCACAAAGAAAATAGCAGAACCAACAGGCAAATAAGCAGTGATACCTTGCATAACTCTAAACAAAATTGGAGACCAACCTGCCTGCGCAACCTGTTGAATAGCGTAAAAAGCTAAAGTCCCTAAAGAAATAAGCATAAAGAAAATACAAGCCACGTACAATGCCGCCCATGGTTTGTTGCTCAATTGGTGAAATACATGCTCTAAATGCTCTTGATGCTCAGCATCAGCTTTAACATCATGCTTTCCAGCTTCTGCTTTAGCATGCTCTCCTGAAACAGCTTCGTGAGCAACTGCTTCATGATTTCCTTCACCATGTGCTCCATGTGCGTCTGCAGCAAGAAGAGCTTCAACTTCTTGAATATTTTTAGGCGCAGTGAAAAAACCATATCCAATTCCTAATAGACCAACAGCCATTAGGACGAAAGAAAAAGTTTTTAATTTACTTGAAAATGTATACATATCTATTACGATCAGTTTGTTCAACAATTATTATTGTGCTTTTAGTTTAAGAACATAGTCAGCAACTAACCAACGTTCGTGAGCACTCATTTGATTAGCATGTGAACCCATAGCATTTAATCCATAAGTTTCAACAAAGAAAATACTTCCTTCAGTAATCTCTCTGTCTTTGTAATTAGGAACACCAAGAAATTTTTCTCTCTGTACCAATTTCCCTTTACCGTCTCCTGCTTCACCATGACAGCTAATGCAATAGATATCAAAAAGCTCTTTTCCTTTACCTGAATTTCTATCCAATGAATCTAAAGGAGATTTTAAATTAGCTTTAGCTAAAGCATAATCTTCTGGAGTATTTTTATATTCGAATGGTTCGTAACCTCTGTTTATTGAACCAACAGCAGGAAGACGACCTTCTTTACCATCTGCAAATACTTCAGTTGAAGCTACTGCATAAGGTTCACCACTCACAGATTCATACATGTTAGGCATATATTGATAATTTGGCTTATCATTATGAAAACATGAAGATACCGATACCATTAAACCCAATACAAGTGTTATTTTATATAAACTTTTCATATCTACTATTAATGCTTTTCAATTACTTTAACTTCTACCGCACCTGTACCTTCAAAGAAAGAAACTAATTCCTCTTCATTGTTATTAACCGCCACTTCCATCAAAAAGTGATCGTCAGTAGTTCTTACATCTGGATTTTCAGCTTCTTTAAATGGCCATAATCTACTTCTCATATAAAAAGTGATTACCATTAAGTGAGCTGCAAAAAATACAGTTTCTTCAAACATAATAGGCACAAATGACGGCATATTATCAATATAACTAAAACTTGGTTTACCCCCAATATCTTGAGGCCAGTCTTGAATCATAATGTAATTCATCATCCAAGTAGCAAAAGACAAACCACACAAACCATAGATAAAAGAACATATCGCTAAACGTGTAGGTGCAAGTCCCATTGCTTTGTCCAATCCGTGAACTGGAAAAGGCGTGAATACTTCTTCAATATGGTGATGAGCTGCACGTGTCTTTTTTACAGCGTCCATCAAAATATCATCGTCATTATAAATGGCGTATATAACTTTATTACTCATGATGTGAATGTTTATTAGCTTCTCTTTCTTTAATATAATTTTCTCCTGTAGCTTTCAATATTGTTTTAACCTCGGCTTGAGCAATAACAGGGAATGTTCTTGCATACAATAAGAATAATACAAAGAAGAAACCTATTGTTCCAATAAAAATTCCAATATCAACAAATGTTGGAGAGAACATTGTCCATGAAGATGGCAAATAATCTCTGTGCAAAGAAGTCACGATGATTACAAACCTTTCAAACCACATTCCAATGTTTACAACAATTGAAATTATAAAAGAAAACATAATACTAGTTCTTAATTTTTTGAACCACATAAACTGTGGAGAGAACACGTTACAAGTCATCATCGCCCAGTAAGCCCAAGCGTAAGGTCCTGTTGCTCTGTTCAAGAAAGCATATTGCTCATACTCTACTCCAGAATACCATGCAATAAACAACTCAGTAATATAAGCAACCCCAACGATAGAACCTGTAATCATAATAATGATGTTCATCAATTCTATATGTTGAATAGTGATATAAGCTTCAAGGTTGATAACTTTTCTCATAATGATAAGCAATGTATTTACCATTGCGAATCCTGAGAATACCGCTCCCGCAACGAAGTATGGAGGGAAAATTGTAGTATGCCATCCTGGAATTACCGAAGTAGCAAAGTCCATGGATACAATTGTGTGTACAGAAAGTACAAGAGGAGTTGCTAAACCTGCAAGAACTAAAGAAACCTCTTCAAAACGTTGCCAATCTTTAGCTCTACCGCTCCATCCAAAACTCAAGATAGAGTAAACTCTTTTGTTGAATGGCGTAATAGCTCTATCACGCAACATTGCAAAGTCAGGTAATAAACCAGTCCACCAGAAAACTAATGAAACCGAAAGATAAGTAGAGATCGCAAATACGTCCCAAAGCAATGGTGAGTTAAAGTTCACCCAAAGAGATCCAAACTGATTTGGAATTGGCAATACCCAGTAAGCTAACCATGGACGCCCCATGTGAATAATTGGAAATAAACCTGCCTGTATTACAGAGAAAATTGTCATCGCCTCTGCAGAACGGTTAATTGCCATTCTCCATCGTTGACGGAATAATAAAAGTACAGCAGAGATAAGAGTTCCTGCGTGACCAATACCAACCCACCAAACGAAGTTAGTAATATCCCAAGCCCAACCAACTGTTTTGTTTAATCCCCAAGTACCAATACCTGTAGATATTGTGTATATAATACAGCCTAATCCCCAAAGGAAGGCTATTAATGCGATTGAAAATACAATCCACCATTGTTTATTGGCCTTACCTTCAATAGGTGCGGCTACATCTACAGTTATATCGTGATAAGATTTATCACCTATAACTAAGGGTTTTCTAATGGCTGCTTCGTAGTGAGACGACATAATCCTTTATTTGATTCTTAATTAATAATTTTTGTACTAGGTATTTCTAACTTTAACGTGATATACAACATTTGGTCTTGTTCCAACATGCTCTAATAAATGATAACTTCTTTCATCTTCTGCTAATTTAGCAACAACAGATTCTTTATCATTTACATCTCCAAATACCATTGCTCCAGAAGAACAAGCATTTGAACAAGCAGTTTGGAATTCTCCATCTTTAATTGCTCTTCCTTCGTTTTTAGCTTTCAAAATAGTTGCTTGTGTCATTTGGATACACATAGAACATTTTTCCATTACCCCACGAGAACGAACATTTACATCAGGATTTAAAACCATACGTCCAAGATCATCATTCATATGATAATCAAATTCACTGTTTTTGTTGTATAAGAACCAGTTGAAACGACGTACTTTATAAGGACAGTTGTTAGCACAGTAACGAGTACCAACACATCTGTTATAAGCCATTTGGTTTTGGCCTTGACGACCGTGTGAAGTTGCAGCAACAGGACAAACAGTCTCACAAGGAGCATGATTACAATGTTGACACATTACAGGTTGGAAAGCAACTTGTGGATTATCTCCTGCTTTCTCCATTTCATTGAAAGTAGATAATGAACTAGCCAATCCAGCGATGTGCTCTTTTCTTTCATTATCTCCTTCAAAAGTACTTTCAGAAGAATAATATCTGTCAATACGCAACCAGTGCATATCTCTACTTCTTCTTACCTCAGATTTACCAACTACAGGAACGTTGTTTTCAGCGTGACATGCAATAACACAAGCTCCACATCCTGTACAAGCGTTCAAATCGATAGAAAGATTAAAGTGATGTCCAGTAGAACGATCAAATGAACCCCATAAATCAACTTCAGTAGTTTTTACTTCTTTGTGATCCAAAGATACTTCTGGTTTTTCGTTCCAGAATTCAGCATCTTTAGTATTGAATATTTCAAGAGTAGTTTCTTTGATAATATCACCTCTACCCATTAATGTTTTTTGACCTTGAACACAAGCAAATTCGTGTACTCCGTTAGCCTTTTCAATTGTAACAGATTGTACATTATTGAATCCGGCATACAAAGCATAAGCATTAATACCTACTTGCATCACTTCTTTCAAACCAGCTTTACGACCATAACCCAAAGCCATACCTACAGTTCCAACAGCTTGACCTGGTTGAACAATTACAGGAACATTTTCAAGTTTAACTCCATTAACAGTCAAATTAGCATAACTACCATTCAATCCACCGTTTGCAACGATTTCATTAGTTAATCCTAATCTCTTAGCATCAGCATTAGAAACAGTAACGTAGTTGTCCCAAGAAACTCTTGTCAATGGATCTGGGAACTCTTGCATCCATGGGTTATTAGCAGCTTGCCCATCTCCCATACCTGTTTTAGTATACAATACTAATTCAGTTGCAACTGGTTTTGACTGTGCCAATGCATTTGCAGCACCATTGTAGTCAGCAGTACCAGCAGCTGCAGCTGGAATAACACCTACAAAAACTCCATCATGTAAAACTTTATTCCAAGTTGAACCACCAATTATTGAAGATGAAAATGATTTCAAATAATCATAGTAAGTTCCAGGAATACCATTTAAAGACAATAAAATATCTTGAAATTGTTTTGTATTGAATAATGGACGGATAGTTGGTTGAGTAATATTGTAAGTTCCTTTAGTTAAAACTAAATCTCCCCAAGCCTCTAAGTAATGAGGAACTGGAGCAGCGATTGTTGACAAAGAAGCAGTTTCGTCTTCTTTTAAAGATAAAGCAACTGAAGTTTTTACTTTTTTCAATCCTTCAACAAACGATTTACTGTCTGCCAAAGTATAAACAGGGTTAACTCCGCTCATAATCAAAGTATGAACACTTCCAGCATTCATGTCTTTAACCAATTGAGCAACTTTTTCATTAGATCCTTTACGAATTTGTCTTGTTCCAGAAGTATTGAAAGCTTCACTAGCCAAAACTTGATTTATTGCAAGAACTAATAATTGAGCATTTTTATCTTGAATACCAGACACTAAAACAGATTTAGAACCTCCAGCTTTTAATTGTTGAGCTGCCTTAACAACTTCAGCTTTAAAAGCAGGATCTAACGAATTAGCAATTGATGATCCTGTAATGATATTATAAATTTGAACTAATGCATGTTTTTGATTAGCCGTTGACATTGCAATACGCTTATCAGCAGCAGCACCGGATAAAGTCATATTAGACTCTAACTGGATATGTTTAGAAATTGTTTTCTTTCCGACAGCACCGGATGGAATTCTTCCTTTTGCATATCCTGCATCATATCCTCCACCTTGCCAGTCTCCAAGGAAATCAGCTCCAACAGAAACAATTACTGAAGCTTTTGAAAAATCATAATCAACCAAAGCTCTTTCTCCATAAACAGCTTCGAAAGCATCCAAAGCTTCAGAAGAAGAAACAGCATCATAGATTACGTGTTTCGCATTAGGATTTTTAGCTATGAAATCAGCGATTAATTTTTCAGTAGAAGGACTCGCTAATGTATTTGTTAAAAATACCACTTGACCTCCAGCTGCTTTTGCATCAACAATACTGGATTTAATTTTTGAATCAACTGCAGACCATGAAGCGTTTTTAGCTTCTACTTTAGGCTCCTTCAAACGCATGCTATCATACAATCCTAAAATAGAACCGTGAATTCTAGCATTTGCTGCAAACTTAGCTCCAGCGATAGTGTTGTTGTCAATTTTGATTGGACGGCCTTCGCGAGTTTTAACCAAAAGGTTAGCAAAATCAAATCCATCAAAAACTGAAGTCGCATAATAATCTGCTACTCCAGGAATAATTTGCTCAGGCTGCTGCACATAAGGAATTGAGAAATGCACAGGACCTTCGCAAGCAGCAAGAGAAGCTGCCGCTGTACTAAAACCAACGTACTTTAAAAAGTCACGACGTGTAGTTGAAGATGAAGACATAGCCGCCTCATTTCCTAAAAATTCATCTGTAGGAATCTCTTCAACAAATTCGTTATTTCTAAGCGC belongs to Flavobacterium aquiphilum and includes:
- a CDS encoding DUF3341 domain-containing protein, with the protein product MSNKVIYAIYNDDDILMDAVKKTRAAHHHIEEVFTPFPVHGLDKAMGLAPTRLAICSFIYGLCGLSFATWMMNYIMIQDWPQDIGGKPSFSYIDNMPSFVPIMFEETVFFAAHLMVITFYMRSRLWPFKEAENPDVRTTDDHFLMEVAVNNNEEELVSFFEGTGAVEVKVIEKH
- a CDS encoding quinol:cytochrome C oxidoreductase — encoded protein: MYTFSSKLKTFSFVLMAVGLLGIGYGFFTAPKNIQEVEALLAADAHGAHGEGNHEAVAHEAVSGEHAKAEAGKHDVKADAEHQEHLEHVFHQLSNKPWAALYVACIFFMLISLGTLAFYAIQQVAQAGWSPILFRVMQGITAYLPVGSAIFFVILVLCGLHFNHLFIWLDPEVVKHDELIQTKSGFLNFPFWIVRAAVFLAGWNLYRYLSRKNCLAQDEANDNDNYKKNFKISAGFLVFFIVTESIMSWDWIMSIDPHWFSTLFGWYVFASFFVSGITAICMVTIYLKSKGYLEHVNSSHIHDLAKFMFGISVFWTYLWFSQFMLIWYADIPEEITYFITRIQEFRVPFFGAVVMNFVFPILILINTDFKRITWILVMAGIVILLGHYVDFFNMIMPGTVGDQWFIGVPEIASVLFFLGLFIFVAFTALSKAPLVAKNNPFIEESKHFHY
- the ruvB gene encoding Holliday junction branch migration DNA helicase RuvB, which translates into the protein MNVNLDPTNNNLSSEELDIEKRLRPLSFDDFSGQDQVLENLKVFVAAANQRREALDHTLFHGPPGLGKTTLANILANELNVGIKITSGPVLDKPGDLAGLLTNLEERDVLFIDEIHRLSPIVEEYLYSAMEDFKIDIMIESGPNARTVQINLNPFTLIGATTRSGLLTAPMRARFGISSRLQYYTTELLTTIVERSAMIFKMPITMEAAIEIAGRSRGTPRIANALLRRVRDFAQIKGNGTIDIEIARYALRALNVDAYGLDEMDNKILNTIIDKFKGGPVGLSTLATAVSESSETIEEVYEPFLIQEGFIIRTPRGREVTEKAYKHLGKIRGGIQGGLF
- a CDS encoding c-type cytochrome, with the protein product MKSLYKITLVLGLMVSVSSCFHNDKPNYQYMPNMYESVSGEPYAVASTEVFADGKEGRLPAVGSINRGYEPFEYKNTPEDYALAKANLKSPLDSLDRNSGKGKELFDIYCISCHGEAGDGKGKLVQREKFLGVPNYKDREITEGSIFFVETYGLNAMGSHANQMSAHERWLVADYVLKLKAQ
- a CDS encoding cytochrome c oxidase subunit I, which translates into the protein MSAVAHDHDHGHDHEHVHHHKDTFITKYIFSIDHKMIAKQYLLTGIIMGVIGVGMSMLFRMQLAWPEESFKIFNILLGDKWAPNGVMANDIYLSLVTIHGTIMVFFVLTAGLSGTFSNLLIPLQIGARDMASGFMNMISYWLFFLSSVLMLCSLFVESGPANAGWTIYPPLSALPQAISGSGAGMTLWLVSMAVFIASSLMGSLNYVVTVINLRTKGMSMTRLPLTIWAFFVTAIIGIVSFPVLLSAALLLIFDRSFGTSFFLSDIYIAGEVLHYQGGSPVLFEHLFWFLGHPEVYIVILPALGITSEIIATNSRKPIFGYRAMIMSIIAIAFLSTIVWGHHMFISGMNPFLGSVFTFTTLLIAIPSAVKAFNYITTLWKGNLQMNPAMLFSIGLVSTFITGGLTGIILGDSTLDINVHDTYFVVAHFHLVMGISALYGMFAGIYHWFPKMFGRMLNKNLGYVHFWVTAICAYGVFFPMHFIGLAGLPRRYYTNTNFPLFDDLQNVNVLITTFALIGGAFQLVFLYNFFTSIFYGKKAVQNPWKSNTLEWTTPVEHLHGNWPGEIPEVHRWPYDYSNPGHDEDFVPQTVPMKEGEVILHH
- a CDS encoding cytochrome c oxidase subunit II — its product is MTSLLVIIVLVLLAVAIWQLTKIFDLTQVASTSDNSQVANDDDNNVQGYLMFGFLAFIYIFTIYGVYTWGPLVLHTPASEHGALIDNLMNITWVLIFTVQAITQVLLHYFAFKYRGNKDKRALYFADNNKLEAIWSAIPAVVLAGLILYGLYAWTNIMFIDEDEDTVVIELYAQQFKWTARYAGADNVLGKANVRLIEGVNTLGVDLSDPYAQDDKVVTELHIPKGKKIHFKMRSQDVLHSAYFPYFRAQMNCVPGMVTEFAFTPIYTTAEYQAMPYIIEKVANINAIRAKKSAELVAKGEPALDPYTFEYLLLCNKICGASHYNMQMKVVVDTPEDYKKWLSEKATLVSEVKASKAEPAAEGATPGKDSTQSKDTAAVAKIAMK
- the queG gene encoding tRNA epoxyqueuosine(34) reductase QueG, with the translated sequence MNNKSKYTQFIKSEAKRLGFLSCGISKAGFLEQEAPRLENWLNQNYNGQMSYMENHFDKRLDPTLLVDDAKSVVSLLLNYYPSEFQNPDSYKISKYAYGQDYHFVIKDKLKELLFSIESTIGAVSGRAFVDSAPVLDKAWAAKSGLGWIGKNSNLLTQKVGSFYFIAELIIDLDLEYDQATTDHCGTCTACIDACPTAAIVSPYVVDGSKCISYFTIELKENIPSEMKGKFDEWAFGCDTCQDVCPWNRFSKPHSEPLFNPNPELLSMSKKDWDEITEEVFKKVFKNSPLKRTKFQGFQRNIDFLKDWF